AGGGACAATGGGGGGGGGCAGCACCCCCTGCCACTCACCCAGCTCCGACTGCAACGGGGGTGTCCCCGCCGTGCCCCCCTCGCTCAGCCTCACCCCCGGCCCTTGGCAGGTccagggagaggggctggaggacTCCCCCCGGCTCGGGGGGGCCGgcgacgaggacgaggaggaggccGAGTTGGAGGAAGGACGCGTCGGGGGGGGCTGCTcccccccggggctgcggggtcTGCCCCAGGCCGGGGGCTCCCCAAAAGGGTCTGGCGAGGGGGCTTCTCGCGGGATGGGGCCGCTGAGGCAGCGGCTGCGCCCCCGGGGCGCggcccccccgtccccccagAGCCCCTCGGCGCCGGGGCCGCTGAAGACGGCGAAGTTGGGGGGCTCGGGGAGGCGACCggaggggctgcggggccggggggcccaggcgctgctggagggggggggcagcggcgggtccggtttggggagggggctctgcGGCGTCCCCGGCTGCGGGGTCCAGGGCCGGGAGTCCGGGGAGGGTCCGGGGGCGGGGTGAGAGGGCGAGTCCAGCCCCGAGTCCTCCACGTTCTCCGGGGACGAGGACGAGAAGGGCGACGAGGACGAGGTGAGGACGTAGGCGCGGGGGGCTGCGGGACAGCCCCGGTCAGAGCGCGgcccccttccccaccccaccccatcccaaagGGGGTCTCCCTCCcgcaccccaaatcctcaccCGGGAATTCCTCCGCTTCGAACGCCGACTCCAAGGGGGGCCCGAAGAGAGCGGCCGAGGGCAGCGTGTCCTGGGGGGGCTTCCCGGGGccgctgggacagggacagagggggggGCTCAGAGCCTGCCTGGGatcccccagggatggggggtGACCACCCCAcggcaccccaaaccccccctgccCCATACCTGTTCACCGGCGCTGCTGGGAGACCCCTCCCCGCGCTGTCACCTGCGGGGAGAGGGGACACGGCGCTGCATCCTTGGGGACAATGCCACCCCCCTTCGTGttccccccacatccccaggacccccggcCCAGCCTCACCCGCCGCCAGTGTCCCCTCGGGGTCCGTGTCACCCGAGGCTGGGGCCAGGGATGCCGCGTGTCCTGCGGAGGGATGTCACCATGAGGGAAGCTCTGGGGTGGCTCGGGAAGggtggggtgtccccaggggtcgGCAAGtggacagggaatggggcttAGGAAGGGTGGGATGTCCCTAAGGATTGGGTTTAAGGAAGGGCGGGACTGTCCTCAAGGAAGGGGGGTCAGGAAGGATCGGATGTCCCCAAGGAACGGGTGTTGGGAAAGGGTGGGATGTGCCCAAGGAGTGGGTTTAAGGAAGGGTGGGAtgtccccaaaaatggggttCAGCAAGGATGGGATGTCGCCAAGGAATGGGTGTGAGGAAGGGTGGCATTGTCCCCAAGGGAGGGGACTCAGGAAGGATTAAAggtccccagggaatggggctcaGGAAGGACGGGATATCCCCAGGGACTGGGGCTCAGGAAGGACGGGATATCCCCAAGGAATGGGGCTCAGGAAGGACGGGATATCCCCAAGGAATGGCTCTCAGGAAGGACGGGATGTCCCCAAGGATTGGGGCTCAGGAAGGACGGGATATCCCCAGGGAGAGGCTCTCAGGAAGGACGGGATATCCCCAGGGAATGGCCCTCAGGAAGGACGGGATATCCCCAGGGATTGGGGCTCAGCCTCGATGCCACCCCCAGGCTGCCACACGCCCGCGGTGCCACTTACGGGACGCCTGCCTCCTGACAGTGCCCTGCAAGAgaaggggacagggctgaggtgATCCCGGGAATCCCGGGAATCCCCGCGGCCCCCCCAGGCTCACCCCGACGCCGGGGGCCAGGATGAGATTTCccacggtggccttgagctgcTCCACGGTGGCCTCGGCGCTGCCGGACGCTTCCCGCGGCTGCACCGGTTTGATGTGGACGTAAAACTTCCGGGGTTCGTCCTCATCGTAGTCGGAATCGCTGGAGGAACAGCCGGGATTCTCCGCCTCGCCTGAGCACCCCCGTCAAGGCAACTCCCGCTTGGAAttccccctggatccccccaaaaacccccccgcTTTTCCCACGGCATCCCAAGGATACTGCGGGCGATGTCCGGGCGCACGGTGAATCCGTCCTCGTCCACCTCCGGGCAGCCCTGCGGGGACACGCTCggacattcccagtgctcccagtttgggaatGGCGGTGCTGGGGTAggggggggggcactgggacactCACGAGGTCGTTATCCGGAGATTCCCTGGGGAATGACAGGGGGAGAGTCAGGTGCTGGAGCGGGGAAGGGGTGTGGGATGCGTGgatgtgggaatttggggatgtgGGAATTGGGGGATGCGGGAATTGGGGGACGTGGGAATTGGGGGACGCGGGAATTGGGGGATGCAGGGATGTGGGACTGCGGGGATGTGGGAATCGGGGGATGCGGGAATTCGGGGATGCGGGAATTCGGGGATGAGGGAATCGGGGGATGAGGGAATTCGGGGATGCGGGAATTCGGGGATGCCAGCTGCAGGGATATAGGATTCAGGGATGTAGGATGCAGGACTTAGGAGTGCAGGGATGCCGGGATCCGAGGACAAAGGGATGCAGGAATTCTGGATGCAGGAATGTTGGATTGAAGGAATGCCAGGATGCAGGAATGCAGGGATGCCGGGATCTAAGGATGCAGGAATGCTGGGATGCAGGAtatgggatgcagggatgccgGGACGCAGGGATGCCAGGAATGCAGGAATGCACGGATGCTGGGATGCCAGGATCCAGGGATGCAGGAATGCCAGGATGCAGGAtatgggatgcagggatgccgGGATGTAGGGATGTCAGgatgcagggacacagggatgcaggaaggccaggatgcagggatgcagggatgctgggATGCAGGATATGGGATGCAGGGATTCATGGATGCAGgaatgcagggatgcagggatgccgGGATTCAGGGATGCTGGGATCCAGGGATGCAGGAATGCCAGgaatgcagggatgcagggatccagggatgcagggatgcagggatgccgGGATTCAGGCCCTTACACAGCATCACGCTCCCGCTCCTTACGGCTCAAGCCCGGGATCCGGAACGCTTTGCTCCGGCTCCTCTTGGGTCCTGGGAAAAGCGGGAACAGGGTGAGGAagagcccccgcagcccccggaaTTCCCAGCTGGATGCGGACGTACTTGCCTTCCTGCGCTGGAGCCAGCCGGTACTCATCGAAATCCAACGCTCCTGCCATGGAGAGCGGCATGATCCGGGATCATCCGGGATCATCCGGGATCATTTCggatccatccctgcccaggTGGGACCCCCCAGCCTCACCTGGCCGCTCTCTCCCCGTCCCCTTGCTCTCGGCAAACCTCCGGAGCAGCATCTCCGTGCCGATGTTCTCCACGTTCTGCTTGAATTCCTCGTGGACCTGGAGGCgaggggggggaaaaatagGGAAGGGGACATGAAATaaagagggaaaatgggaataggGAGGGGGTCACGCAGCTGGAGACTCACCTGGCCGATCTGGACGTGGGTGTCCTCCACGGAGTGGGAGTAGGAGCCGATGAGCCCCTTCATGTGCCGCAGGTGGGCTTCTTCCACCTCCTGGAAGTGCTGGAGTGGGGAAAAACGCGGGGTCAGGAAGTGGGGGATGGCCCCAGGGATCGGGaggtgggcagggaaggggtttgGATGGGTGGGATGTTCCCaggtgggcagggaaggggtttgggatgggtggGATGTCCCCAGGGATCACCATGTGGACagggaagggggtttgggatgggtggGATGACCCCAGGTGGGCATGGacaggggtttgggatgggtgggatgtccccaggtgggcagggaagggggtttgggatgggtggGATGTTCCCAGGGATCACCATGCGGACAGGGAAGGGGTTCAGGAAGAGTGGCAGTGTCCCCAAGGCTTGGCACAGCCAGGGTGGCACATTCCCAAGGGACAGCATCTCCAAGGAATGGGGCTCAGTCAGGCTGGCATGTCCCCAAGGAGGGTGGCGTGTCCCCAAGGAGGGTggcatgtccccaagtgcccatcccttcccaaatcccatcaGTGCCCACCCCTTCCCACATCCCACCAATGCCcatcccttcccaaatcccatcaGTTCCCATCCCTGCCCGCCCAGTGGAGCCCAAATCCCGGCGGTGCCCACCATGGCCGAGTCCAGCATGCGCTGCTCGAAGTCGGCGCGGGCAGCGTTGTATTTGTCCACCGCCCTCCGCAGCGCCTCGCCCGCCTTCCGGGACTTCAGCTCCGCCTGTGCCACCGGCCGGGGacagggcacagccaggagaACGACAGGGATCgtcagggaggggacagggagcacccagaggggacagggatcaTCCAGAAGGGGGGACAGGGATCatccagaggggacagggatcaCCTAGAAGGGGCATTGGGGCacccagaggggacagggatcaCCCAGAGGGGACATGGAGCACccagagaggggacagggatcaccagggaggggacagggaccacCCAGGGGGACAGGGATCACCCACAAGAATGATAAGGACCatccagaggggacagggatcaTCAGGGACGGGACAGGGGCCatccagaggggacagggagcatcagagaggggacagggagcatCCACAAGAATAACAGGGATCAGCAGGAAGGGGACAGGGATCATCAAGGAAGGGATAGGGACCACCCAGGGGGACAGGGGTcacagggaagggacagggatcACCCACAAGAATGATAAGGACCATCCAGAAGGGACAGGGATcaccagggaggggacagggaccatCCATGAGGAAGACAGGAGCCAtcaggcaggggacagggatcaccagggacaggacagggaccaTCCAGAAGGGACAGGGACCACCAGGGAGGGGACAATGACCATCAGGAAGGGGACAGGGATCATCCACAAGGAAGGGATAGGGATCacccagggggacagggaccaccagggaggggacagggaccatCCGTGAGGAAGACAGGAGCCatcagggaggggacagagacctcctgggggggacagggacaccagggagggacagggatcaccagggaggggacagggatcaCTGTGGGACAACAGGACCATCAAGGGAGGCTCAAGACTCACCAGGGAAGGGACAAGGACCACTAAGGGGGGGGTGAGAGGGACCACGGGGAGGAAGAACAAGAACCGGTGCGAGGGGACAGGGACCACTGAAGGGGACTCGGGGACCATCACGGAAGGGACAGGAAGACAGAGACCacctgaggggacacagggaccacctgaggggacacagggacactcgGGGGTGTCACCTTGTCGATCTCCTTCTGGCTGGTGCCCTCCTTGCGCAGCCGCTCGTACTCCTGGCACTTGCTGTGGTAGCTCTCCTTGGACTTgggcagcagctgggccacCCCGTGCAGCAGCTGCACGGCCTCCAGCGTCCCTGACACCTCCTccttggactgggaggggacagcgggctgggctggggttgTCCTGGGACgccggggaggggacaggatGGAGGAGGGGAGCGCGGTACCTTCTTGTGCACCCGGCCTTGCTCCTCGCCGTAGCGCGAGATCTCCTTGATGAGGTCGTGCAGCTTCTTCATCAGCTCCAGGTGGCACAGGGCCAGCTTGTCCGAGGAGATGCGGAAAACCTCCCACAGCGGCGCAAAAGTCCTGCGTGGAGGCCAGGGCGAGGGTCAGCGAGGTCCCCAAAGCCACCTCGAGGTGCCCCGGACTCCTCCCCGATGAGACCCCGCCCCGTACCCCAGCTGGGTCCCGTTCGTGGCCATCTTCGACAGCTTCACCATGGCCTTGGCGTAGTTCTCCTCGATGGCAGCCCTGGgggtggtggggagggggctttgggatggagccgggattcTGGGGACACCCGCGGGGGTTCTGGGGACCCAGGTTGTCCCCACGCCCGGGTACCTCTCCCGGACGAAGTCGGCGAGCTCCTTGGTGGAGATCTGCCCGTGCTTCATGTTGTGGTAGAGGACGTCGAAGCCGTGGTTCTTCTCGCCCTGCCGGGGGGTGTCCCCACCctcagatcccaaatcccaagggACCcacacccccttttccctgggaGCACCACGATCAGCGCTTGGAGtgacccaaacccccccccagatTGGGGCGCTCAgccccccaaccccacccagaACCAGCCCCGGGGGCTCCCTGGGGTGcccggggcaggaagggctgggcTGAACCCCAAACGCCCCCGGGGTTCTTTTGGGTGCTGCCCCCCCCACCCACAAAG
This region of Aphelocoma coerulescens isolate FSJ_1873_10779 chromosome 28, UR_Acoe_1.0, whole genome shotgun sequence genomic DNA includes:
- the FCHO1 gene encoding F-BAR domain only protein 1, which gives rise to MSYFTEHFWGEKNHGFDVLYHNMKHGQISTKELADFVRERAAIEENYAKAMVKLSKMATNGTQLGTFAPLWEVFRISSDKLALCHLELMKKLHDLIKEISRYGEEQGRVHKKSKEEVSGTLEAVQLLHGVAQLLPKSKESYHSKCQEYERLRKEGTSQKEIDKAELKSRKAGEALRRAVDKYNAARADFEQRMLDSAMHFQEVEEAHLRHMKGLIGSYSHSVEDTHVQIGQVHEEFKQNVENIGTEMLLRRFAESKGTGRERPGALDFDEYRLAPAQEGPKRSRSKAFRIPGLSRKERERDAVESPDNDLGCPEVDEDGFTVRPDIARSEAENPGCSSSDSDYDEDEPRKFYVHIKPVQPREASGSAEATVEQLKATVGNLILAPGVGGTVRRQASRHAASLAPASGDTDPEGTLAAGDSAGRGLPAAPVNSGPGKPPQDTLPSAALFGPPLESAFEAEEFPAPRAYVLTSSSSPFSSSSPENVEDSGLDSPSHPAPGPSPDSRPWTPQPGTPQSPLPKPDPPLPPPSSSAWAPRPRSPSGRLPEPPNFAVFSGPGAEGLWGDGGAAPRGRSRCLSGPIPREAPSPDPFGEPPAWGRPRSPGGEQPPPTRPSSNSASSSSSSPAPPSRGESSSPSPWTCQGPGVRLSEGGTAGTPPLQSELDSAPPWPSAAPRDVPLVAPPRRSRTKRPPAGPAAGSNSDLSRSLSPSPSWSCGPSHSAPASLGERGFFAVAPPALGLSRGPSPVVLGSQDALPVATAFTEYVHAYFKGRDADSCLVKVTGELTMSFPAGIVRVFSGTAAPPVLSFRLLNAGAIEQFLPNAELLYSDPSQSDPSTKDFWLNMAALTGHLQKQAEQSPAASYYNVALLKYQFSRLGPGSAPLRLCVRWDCAPGATRVSVEYGYNAAALALPVPLANVHVLLPVEEPLTNLRLQPAASWNLEEKRLLWKLLDVPGAPGQGGCGRLSASWEPLGGPSKPSPVAAQFSSEGSTLSGVEVELAGAGYRMSLVKKRFATGIYLAGS